DNA sequence from the Vanrija pseudolonga chromosome 7, complete sequence genome:
TGAAGTGGTGAGGAAAGCGACAGGACGGATGATGTGCTGTGCAGCGGCaagaggggggagggaggggagcaCGCACGACGGGCATGCAGCACACATGTGGCCAGGTCAGGTCCTGGGCTGGGGGTGCGGGAACGATGTTTAGCTCCATTGACCCCGAGGCATGTTTGGCTGACGTCACGGCAGTGGCACTGTCAACAACCACTGGGCGGCGATTGCAGATCGCTCCGCAGCAACCAGTATGACCATGACGAGAGACATTCGACGCCAGGCGAGACGAGACCATGCAAGCAAGCGTCCATTCCAACTTATGACAGGCGCGTCAGTCCACCCCGACCACTGGCCACTGGCTGCCCCGGATGGCCTGGCCTGGACTTCGGTGGACGCCGATACACCATCGACTCAATCTTGTGCTTCCCACGAGGTGACACCAACCGCCGGCAACGGCCACAACCCGCATTACTCCCCCCCACTCTTCAAACCTCCTATCGACCGCCTGTCGCCCAGAAGACTAACAAGCCACGCCCCCCACCTACCCGAATACCGTGCGcttctcggcgcggccgatTGCGATCCGCTGCTTGCTTGGCATGGTCAGTTCGAAATGACTTGTTCCCGAGCTAGACggagtgggtggtggtgccctTGCTACACTGCCTGACTGCCGTCCGCGTGCTGCTACGAATAACCGATCCTAAATGGGATATGTTTGAATGGGATATTCGAGCATTGCGTGAGGTTAGATCCGACCGGCGAGAGTGGGACCGGGTGGTGGGGCAGTTGCCGCCTGGCGTTGTGCCctctcggcgcgcggcgtgacTGTGCTCTGGCAGTTGCTCTGCATGTTCTCCCCTCTGCCCTTGGCCGTTTACCCTGGTAACTCGGCGCGAGATGGGCGAGATAGGGCGAAATGGCACATGGCTACAGTGGCCCATCGCGGGTCAGATTGATGGCCCAAATACTTTGTGCGTTTTTGCTTACAAAGCAACCACTAAATGGCCGTGACgaatttgatcccgctaATTACCGCACCAACCAGATGGCCGACTTGCCATCTGCGCCGAACATCTCATCCGACTCGACACACCCACTTGATATCTCGACATCTCCCACCCAGGGCACCACACACTcgacaataacaacaacaaatcCGGCACGAGTCACAAGAAAAAAGGCGCCAAGCGAGCCAGAGATCTTCGAGCACATGCTCTCACGTTAgccgctgacgacgacgacgacgacgggcctGAAACGCCAAACGAACGACAAGACTCTGCCCACTTTAAAACCCACCCAtcgcacctcgtcgctccacccactccacccaccacccaccaacaacaacaacaacatggACACGGATTCGGGTGGTTCATCGTCCAATACCCCCAGTAGAGGGCCGGGTTTAGAGTCACCTCGTGTATCGCAGCGCGCATCAAATTCCTGCGCATTCTGCACAAAGCGCAAGTGAGTATTTTGCGTCGTCGGGCCAGTCCGACGCTCGACTCGCACCCAAATGCCGCGATGCCGTCGGCATCTCGGCCGggctgtgggtggggggaggcAGAGCCGGGTggagggtgggtgcagcAGAGGGGGCAGCGGAGcaggtggaggggtgggtgcatCATaaggggaggcggagccgggtggaggggtgggtggtggcatacatttctcgcgcgcagcgcgtaggggtgggtgggcgggcacaGTATCGCTTGCgccagcagggtgggtgggcggggaaTTCATCtacgagctcgtcgagggaAGGCGCGTCGGCTTCAGGGCGATCCAGTGGACGCAGCATCACCGACATCTCACTAACACTGCAGGATCAAATGCAACAAGGCAATCCCATGCGACAACTGTATCCGGCGCGGACATCCAGAGTCATGCACACGCTTGCCGGCGATCGTGCGGGGCCGGCTCATcaacgcgccgagcgcggcacAGCGTGCGCCGCTCACGCCTGACCAGAtccggctgctgcgcgagggGCAGCTGCAGCGCGAGAACGttgggctgcggcggcgtgtagGCGATCTCGAGAGCCGCATTCGCGAGCTGGAAGCCGGCGGTAGCGGGAGCACGCCGTCTGCCCGCCCCGGAAGCCGGGCAAGAGACAGCGGCCCCGCGTCCGGGCctacgccgtcgtcgagcgccgactcgccgctggacggcggcaacgccTTTGCGCACCTGCTATCTGCGGCGAACGGGCACGCAGCCTCAGGCCACACAGCCCACCGAGAGGGACCGGAGAAGAGCCGCCAGGACGACCCtgacgtcctcgagcccTTCGTACACGTCATGGGTATCCCCAAGCAGCCGGAGCGCGCTGGCAGCCCCCACCCGGGTCGTGGGAGTAcgagcggcaacggcgggTTGCCTGACCTGCCAAGTCGCAAGTcgaccgacctcggccagaccgacctcctcaccctcctcccgacgccgccgcagagcAGCCTCATCATCCGAGCATCGTTCAAGTACCTCTGCTTCTTCCACCCGAGCGTGCATGTGCCCACATTCATCAAGGAGCACGACGAGTGGATcgcggccacggccgagggcgagaacCTGGAGAAGGGCGACGCGTGGCTCAGCTACTGTGAGTGAGGCGTATCTGCAAGTCGCTGACCCCCCACACAGACTTTGGTCTGCTCTCCGTCGGCATGTACATGTgcggcgacctcctcgcgcccgagctcAACCTCACTGGGGACGAGACACTATCGCTGGCGTCGTTCTGGTTCGACGtgacgctcgaggcgctgaACCGTTCCAAGTTCATGTCGACAAATCCGACCATGGAGGCGCTCATGACCATCTGCATCTTGCCGATCGTGTCGTACCACTTTGGCGCGTCGGCTTACTGCGAGATGCTCCTCCATGTGGGGTTACGCATCGCGCAGATGCTCAGGTTGCACCTCCTCACGCCAGAACCAGAGGACAAGACGGACCTGACCCCTGGGCTGATCTACCGCGAGCAGGGTCGGCGGATCTGGCTTCACCTGAGGCTGGGTGAAGGGTGGGTGACAGAATCCCAGCGGTTGTACTGACGCATCAGCCGACCAGACTTTGCAAACATTGGCGGACTGCGCCTGCCCCAGGGTGCTACGGCCGAGCCGctcaatgtcgacgacgaggacattACGGATACAACGGCGAAGCCCAGGCCACTGTCAGAGTTTACGCGCATCACACAGTATGTTTCCTTTGGCGACCTCCGCTCACACCGCACAGCCTTCtctgcgccggccgacgctACCGCATCTTCAGGCAGTTCGCCGAGGCCTTTGCCGAAGCGACGTCCCTCAAGGACCAATATGTCATTGCCATGGCGGCCGACCAGGCGCTCCAGGCCAACTTTGCGACCTTCCCCGCACTCAACGGCACCGATGGCGACACGTTTGATGAGCAGTTTGACCTCAACGGTCCCCACGACTTTAGGCCGCACTCGAGGTACATCTGGTCGTTACTTCAGGCGTCGGGTACTGTGCTGGTGTACCGCAGTTTCCTCGGCCGCGCATATGTTGACGAGAGATTCTCAGAGGTCCGGGATGTGAGTAGCTGAAGGTCACTCACTCAGTGCAATAGCTGACCACTCAGACCTGTCTCGCTGCCGCACGCGAGATTCTGCGACAGCGCAGACGGCACGTTCCGCCCATGTTCCTCCGCGCGTGGCCTGTGGCGTCGTACACCGTACTCGCTGGTGTCGTCCTGGGGACAGAGTTGGTACACGGCAGTCCaaccgacgccgagcgcgcgcagctcgtggCCGACGTGCAGTTCGCCATCGACTCGCTTTGGCTGTgcggctcgagctcgttggtGGTGCAGCGTGGCGTGCTCCTGCTACGCCGGTTCGTCGAAGCGCCGGCCAAGCCGCCCGCGTCCGTCCCCGAGAACATTGCCGCAgcggtgggcggcgtcgcgcccgcgatcgtggccggcgcgccgttgCCAGCCGCGCAGGAGCTGTGGCCCACCATGCAGCTCGAACACCCGCCCTCAGGCCCGGGTGAtgtgtgggtgggcgaggacgtGTGGTCGTCTGCGctggtcgcgctcgagaaTGAGGAGAGCAGCGGGTGGTGGACGACGCTGCTGTAGACGGCAGAGTCGCTGATGTTGTACGCTGGATGTAGTCTTGCCAAGGAAGCAGAGGGATGCCGATGGCGCTGGTAGCGAGCGTGATGGGCATGGCCTGGAGCGACCGTTGAGCTCATGTAGcggactcggcgccgccccgaGATCATATCGTCGGGTTTCGGATTGTCTCACCGGAATCCCTCCAGTCTTTACCGTCCTGAACCGCGTTATGCCCTCTCTCAACCCTCTCGTTCACCGTCAGTAGGCAAACGtacaagcagcagcgcacgATAAAGCCAAGGTCTCGGCGAGCACTGCCTGCCAATACGATGCAGtgcctgctcgccgacgacaggGCCTAACGCGTGGGCCAAGTAGGGAAATTATTATGCCGAGGCATGTGTCCGGACCGGTGTTAAGTAACCTCGGGACAACTCTGCCGAGCGAGCTAGGCCCAGCAGTGGTGTAACTGGCAGTCACATGCTTGCGCAGAcgctcgctgcctcgccTCTCACTCCATCAACTACTCGACCGACTGACGAGTGTACAGCCCGCACACCGATCCGTGGTCCGGGCTTGCAGTGAACCTAACTCCGTTCGAACTGGAAATCGCGCCGATAAGGAGCTACACTGGCCCgtgacgagcgagcgagctacCGATCTGCCGCGCTACCGacccccgccggcgccatggACCCAGAGCCGGCAAAGAAGAAGCGCAGGCGCATCCACCTCAACTGCGAGGAGTGCCGGCGGACCAAGTCGAAGTGTGGGTTGGGTGCGTGCGGGAACTCACTGACGCGCAGGTAATCGGTCGTGGCCATGCAGCGAGTGTGTCAAGAAGGGTGCGTGAGCCGTGCTCGAGCGTGTTTGCAAGCGCGCTGACACGCGTAGGCCTTGCGCACATCTGCCCGAACCATGTGTCGAAGGTCTCGCAGCCGAAATCACAAAccatcgccgagctgcaaGCGCGCGTAAAGCAGCTGGAAGCCGTCATCGCGCggcacggcctcgaggccgactcgATCGCGTccgatggcgacgacgagcagcccATAACGGGGCGGAACAACACGCTGCCCgggcccggcgcgccgcagtCAGCGGTCGACATGGCCGCGATGCTGGGCCACCTCACCCTCGGCAACGGGGGGAGTAGTAGCAAGCGCTTTGCCGGCATGGGCACGACGGCGTTCTTCCTCGCGTCGccgggcgagagcgagggcacgagcgacgacgaggaagacgagggcgTGCGCCGTGAGGCGatgcgcgaggagctcgcgccgccctggGGCCGGAGTCGCGGGGTTAGCTTGACCGGCAGGGGGCATCTACCGGGGGTATTGTTGGACAGGTGTCGCGCGATGCTGCCGTCTAGGCGGGCGGCCAAGGAGATGTTTGACCGGTTCTTcgaggcgacgagctggcggtCAGTGGCGCAACGGCAGGtacggctcgctcgctaaCGCTCGCGCGCAGGATCCAGCCCATGACGCCGGCCTTCTTCGACACTGTCCTCTCAAGCGTGTACGACTCGCCCGaaggcgcgcacgcgcacgacctcgccgtgctcTTCGCGATGCAGGCGATGGCGATGCTCTTCGACGCGACAGCAGGGACGCAGTCGGCCTTCCAAAGCGTCGATTACCACCAGACAGCGTACAGCTGCCTCGTCGCAGGCAACTTCTACACCGAGACCACGCTGAGCAGCCTCGTGTCCCTGCACCTCCTGGGCTCGTTCTTGATCAACTCGGACGACAAGCGCCTCCCGGACGGCATCTTCGCcatcgtcggcctcggcgtgcgcctcgCGACTATTGCTGGCTACCAccgcgagccggcgccggggagTATGGGccaggacgagctcgactggCGCAGGAGGGTGTGGCATGAGCTGCTagcgctcgagcgcgtccatGTAAGTGGCGGTGGAACTTGCAGCAAGTGGTGTCCGCACGCGTTCGCTCTTTCGCTCACGCGTGCTCGTTTTGCAGTGCCTCACCGCGCTCCTCCCCGGCTCGATCGCACCCCGGCACTACGACACCGCGTTCCCCTCCGACGCCCACAAAGAAGGCTACTTCTTCACCAAGTGGAAGCTCGGGCTGCACATGCAGCGCGTGTTCGACTACTGGTCGACCATCGAGATCGCCGACTATCAAGAGGTGCAGGACATTGACGCGGGGCTGAGGAGGTTCCTGCACGACCTGCCGCCGCATCTACGGTGTGCAAGCTTCCCAGCCGAGTCGTtcccgctcgcgcggcccggcgcgccagccgtcgtcgtctctcCTGCGCCCgtggcgacggtggcgacgagcacgtcggacTACACGAGCACTATCACGcccgagcgcctcgcgcaccagCAGTACCGGATGGCGACGCACATCTGCATGGTGTTTTGTaagtggcgcggcgcgtggtgcCTGCCACcttgctgacgccgccagtcTACCTCCACAGACCGTGCTTCATGCGCGCGCTCAGCATCGGCGGCCACATCGGCGAGCTGAGCGTGCGCACCGTCGTGGAGGTATGCGAGCGcatgctcgagctcgtgcgggGTATCCTGTCTTCCGACCACTCGATGTCGCGGTGGTTTGTGAGTGGTGTCTGCTGCCTACGCACATCTCTCTGACGCCCCAGTCCTTCGCGGCAGACCTCTTCTCTGTCCTGCTGTGCCAGACACTCCTGGTCGTCAAgacgaccgacgccgcgctcgcgcaggcaCGGTTCGGCGTGCTGGCGCAAggcctcgccgtgctcgagtggacggcgaccgcgtcgccgaaCAGCAAGAACCGCGCACTGGtgggccgcacgcgccggctcgtcgccaaggcgaAGGAAAGCCTCGCGCGCTTCCCCAGCATCAATGCGGAGACTACAGCGGCGGGCATCACGCCGGCCGTCAAGACCGAGGTtatcgacgtcgacctgctcgagctgcaggcGCCGCCACTGCTGTACCCCTCCCTCCCGCACCCCGCCCTCCCTGTCCCCGACCACTCGCCGTCGGACGCGTCCTCTGGCGCCGCAGCTGCGCCCTTTACGGCCTTCGAGCTCCCCGAGGGGTCGCTCGGCTtctcgatgccgacgaccaACGACGCGCAGTTTGACATGTGGCTCGCCATGCTGTTCcccagtggcggcggcggcgaggcgcatCCCGCCGTCGTGCCGAACGGTCAAGCCAGCGACGACCTGTTCCTCGACCCCGCTGTGCCGAACGGTGAGCAGGCTGAGGAGCTGTTCCTCGACCCCACAGCGTGGCAGGCCTGAGTGTGGCCTtgcggtgtcggcgtcgcggcatGTAGACTTTGCTCTGTTACCGACGCGTTTGCGGCTACGCTACGGCTCTGTCCGATCGTCGTCTCGGTCTttgccggcggctgcggcgtgcgggcgggcgtgtTTTTTTCAACGTTTGCCCATCcatcccaccaccacagcggGCGGTGGTGTGTATGTACTTGTACTCTCAATGCATGTATCGAGTGATGCTGGCCGGGCTGCGCTGCATGCTCCGCGCGACCGGACATTCCACATGCACGCGACATGAAGTGCCAGTGTCAGTGTCGCCCAGCCAGTGCAGCAGCtacgcgccggccgcgcgctgaTTGGGCGCATCTCTGGGGTTCCGGCACGTCGGAACGGGGCCTGGGGATGAAGTTCGGGGATGAAGTTCAGGCAGCATGTCGCGACGAGGCAACAAGGGGCCACAGCCGCGGGGTGAAGAGCTCCGAGCGGGACACAGCGCGGGGCAGCAGACAGGGAGAGGGAGCAGGCCGCAGGGCCGCTTTCCGACGCAGTAGAGTCAAATCACGACAGCACACCCAGGGACACAACCGCCTGCCTGCTCGATTATTTCCCCCAAAGTCGACTCGCCCCCCGACTTCTCCATCGCATCATCAACACCACTCTCATTCAAATGTCGGACAAGGTTGTCGCTACCCCCACGGCCAAGCCGCTGCGTGAGTGGTGCTCGGGAGGGGGTGCATGCGGCGTGCGCTACGCGGTATGCGCTACAATCGGTGCTGCTTGGTCGGCGCTCTCGCGATCAATCAGCAGCCATCTATCTGCCCATCGTCGCACGACCACGCGaccgcttgcttgctcgcacCCCTCGCGCTCACTTCTCCAAACATCACTGACAACCCCCAGCCCTGCCCTTCGGGTACACGttcgccgctggcgccaTTGCCGGTGAGTCATGGTCGCGGCTACGGCCTCCGAGCGGCTGTGGACAGAAGCGCGGAGACGCCGAATcccgcctgccgcgcgccgcgcggcgagacgacgaggtcatgcTGACGAGGGACAGGTGTCACTGAGCTTCTCGTGagtgttgctgctgctgctgctgctgctgcgtggtCGCGATCGCTGGCCTGTTGGAGGGCACGGTGTGCCCACGGCCGTCACGCTCAGCGTCGTCACGCGACGCGGGGACGTTGAGACGGTGCCTCCGCTTGCTGTTGACcgccgggcacgccgccccgcgctgCACCGAGCGTACCCCGCTCCACCGACAGCGCAGCGCGCGAGACGCGCACGAACCCCACTGACCGCCGCAGCTCCTGTACCCCCTCGATGTCGTCAAGacgcgccagcagctcgacacGAGCAAGAACCCCGCGGGCATGATCCAGACCTTCAAGAACATCGTCACGCAGGAGGGGTGAGTAGGCGTGTTGGTTGGGCTGGCTCTGTATGCTCTGCTCGGTGCGCGGGCTTCCGAGAGCTCGCCGCGGGATTCCGAACTCTGCCTACGATccgggctcgccgagcggcgcctCCGTTTTGGCGCGCGCTGTGAGCTCTCTGTTCCCCACCCCTCGCCGCTCAGCAAGACGGGCAGCTGTACCACGCAGCTGTGCGCTGTGCACTCCGGACACCTCCTTGCCCACTCATCAGGCTGCTCGTCCACCCGAATCTCGCTCGCGAGATCtcgggccgcgcgccggccggccggcggtaAGCGTCCGGAGTCCCGCTCGTGGGCAGAGCGTGGCTGCCACCACACACATTGTGGACGCGGTCGCGGACGCGTGCTTGAGGGCAGTGCGCGGGTACGCGGGCACGGACGTGGTGCGCGTGGTGCAGTGGTCGTGTCGGAGGACGCGCCGGTCGCGAGCCGCGAGTTGCagacggcagcgagggcggaCGCGTTTGGTACAGAGCAGAGCGCGGAGCCACTCAGACCAGACGGGACACCACTAACACCCCAGCCCCTCGCGCCTCTACCGCGGTATCCTCTCGCCCCTCCTCATGGAGGCGCCCAAGCGTGCCGTCAAGTTCGGCGCCAACGGCTGGTGGGGTGCCCTCTTCACCGACAACGGcaagaggaagacgacgcaGTCGATTGCCATCTTGACCGGCTGCTTCGCCGGTGCCACCGAGTCGTTTGTCGTCACGCCCTTTGAGCTCGTCAAGATCCGTCTCCAGGACAAGTCGTCGACTTACACCGGCCCCCTTGACGTTGTGAAGAAGGTTGTCGCCAAGTCGGGTCCTCTTGGGTGAGTAAACAGTCCGGTGCTCAGTGCTGGCGAGGGCGCTGCCGAGCAAGGCCGGGGCGGGGTGCTGTGTGCACTGTACCCCTGGCCCGGTCTTGCAGCCCACATCGCAACCCACACAAACTAACCGCCCAGTCTCTACCAGGGCATGGAGTCGACCTTCTGGCGCCACTGGTGGTGGAACGGCGGCTACTTCGGCTCGATCTACCAGGTCAAGGCCCTCCTCCCCAAGGCCGAGAACAAGCAGGCCGAGATGATCAACAACCTTGCCGCCGGTACCGTTGGTGGTTTCGTCGGTACCGTCATGAACACTCCTTGTGAGTAGCGTGCGCAGCGGCACGAAGCCCGTGGGGCTTGAGGCGCCTGAGCTTACAACCCCAGTCGATGTCGTCAAGTCTCGTCTCCAGCTCCACGCCACTGGcgagtggtgagtgtggctgTAGCTGGCAGCTGCCCGCCTCTTTGCAAAGCAGCTGCCCCATATCGAGTCCCACTGACACCCGCAGGACCTACCCCGCTCTCTTCCGCATTGCCCGAGAGGAGGGCTTCGGCGCGCTCTACAAGGGCTTCGCGCCCAAGGTCCTCCGTCTCGCccccggtggtggtgtccTCTTGCTTGGTGAGTGGCGCCGGAACGCtgcgacgacctcgccactgacacaccctagtcgtcgaggccctcTCCGCCGTCTTCcgcaagcagctcggccCTCCCTACATTTAGATGTTGGTCTAATCCAGTGCTATCGTGTCTTTGGTATTGCCGCGGGTCATCGCGGGTGTATTGGCGTGGTATGCAGGTTGTCAccgggcgtgcgcgcgcgcgtgcgagcgaagcgagcgcggggggcgggggcggggggttTCCCATGTGAGCACTGATGTAGAGACGATCGCGAGGGCAGATTGCGCGTGGGCGAGCTGAGCGagtcgcctcgcccgcggAGGGGCCGCACAGCCGGAGTCGCCGAGGGCTAGACAGCGTGGTGCGGGATAagcccgacgcggcgacgcgagggCACCTCTCGGTCTATCGCGCCGACGAGTTGCTATCGACAGCC
Encoded proteins:
- the ODC2 gene encoding Mitochondrial 2-oxodicarboxylate carrier 2 gives rise to the protein MSDKVVATPTAKPLPLPFGYTFAAGAIAGVTELLLLYPLDVVKTRQQLDTSKNPAGMIQTFKNIVTQEGPSRLYRGILSPLLMEAPKRAVKFGANGWWGALFTDNGKRKTTQSIAILTGCFAGATESFVVTPFELVKIRLQDKSSTYTGPLDVVKKVVAKSGPLGLYQGMESTFWRHWWWNGGYFGSIYQVKALLPKAENKQAEMINNLAAGTVGGFVGTVMNTPFDVVKSRLQLHATGEWTYPALFRIAREEGFGALYKGFAPKVLRLAPGGGVLLLVVEALSAVFRKQLGPPYI
- the SPAC1F7.11c_13 gene encoding putative transcriptional regulatory protein — translated: MDPEPAKKKRRRIHLNCEECRRTKSKCNRSWPCSECVKKGLAHICPNHVSKVSQPKSQTIAELQARVKQLEAVIARHGLEADSIASDGDDEQPITGRNNTLPGPGAPQSAVDMAAMLGHLTLGNGGSSSKRFAGMGTTAFFLASPGESEGTSDDEEDEGVRREAMREELAPPWGRSRGVSLTGRGHLPGVLLDRCRAMLPSRRAAKEMFDRFFEATSWRIQPMTPAFFDTVLSSVYDSPEGAHAHDLAVLFAMQAMAMLFDATAGTQSAFQSVDYHQTAYSCLVAGNFYTETTLSSLVSLHLLGSFLINSDDKRLPDGIFAIVGLGVRLATIAGYHREPAPGSMGQDELDWRRRVWHELLALERVHCLTALLPGSIAPRHYDTAFPSDAHKEGYFFTKWKLGLHMQRVFDYWSTIEIADYQEVQDIDAGLRRFLHDLPPHLRCASFPAESFPLARPGAPAVVVSPAPVATVATSTSDYTSTITPERLAHQQYRMATHICMVFFYLHRPCFMRALSIGGHIGELSVRTVVEVCERMLELVRGILSSDHSMSRWFSFAADLFSVLLCQTLLVVKTTDAALAQARFGVLAQGLAVLEWTATASPNSKNRALVGRTRRLVAKAKESLARFPSINAETTAAGITPAVKTEVIDVDLLELQAPPLLYPSLPHPALPVPDHSPSDASSGAAAAPFTAFELPEGSLGFSMPTTNDAQFDMWLAMLFPSGGGGEAHPAVVPNGQASDDLFLDPAVPNGEQAEELFLDPTAWQA